Proteins from a genomic interval of Fusarium oxysporum Fo47 chromosome I, complete sequence:
- a CDS encoding major facilitator superfamily domain-containing protein has product MTAQVGRALSYVTFKPDIGTGKYEAPYLNEEGYVDFSPDDLENPRNWSLKRRWAITCIAVVLAMNGNFASSIFSGSIDSVMEEFGVSEVAASLTTTMFLLGFCAGPFVFAPLSEFYGRRWIFYITFLAYMAFSFLCAFPTNFGSLLVGRFLAGVFISAPLSTTPGVLVDLWDPIERGNATGIFSLASWVGPSLGPVVSGFVQLKKNWRWGMYSVLWLGALTVLLMFLIPETHAPTILAKKAERARKSGIAGYEKAIMEGEEDKPSLAHVYKLALTRPWILMFDLISLLCSIYTCIVFTLQFMLFSIYPIVFRDMRGWNAGVSQLPLLGQVVGAVLGAIVIFVDSERRRSKDAAGKMLLPEDRLLMAMFGGVAFPITMFWLAWSANYNAVPWIVPTLAGTFLSAALMLVYVAIINYLTDTYAQYAASVIAANTVARSAGSAAAPLFTTQMFTALGVGGGGSLIGGVATLLALIPFVFFWYGARIRRKSKYALVEPDQMEKMDEEADPTDYGVQAEETQHAGDMDEPAQSKRSEDV; this is encoded by the exons ATGACCGCTCAAGTGGGCAGAGCCCTCTCCTACGTGACATTCAAGCCTGATATTGGCACCGGCAAATATGAAGCTCCTTATCTCAATGAAGAAGGTTATGTCGACTTCTCGCCCGACGATCTCGAGAACCCGCGAAACTGGTCCCTCAAGCGAAGATGGGCTATTACCTGTATCGCAGTAGTTCTCGCAATGAACGGAAACTTTGCATCAAGCATATTTTCTGGCAGCATCGACTCTGTTATGGAAGAGTTTGGAGTATCAGAGGTTGCTGCGAGCTTGACCACTACAATGTTCTTGCTCGGCTTCTGCGCAGGGCCCTTTGTCTTTGCGCCTCTCTCTGAGTTTTATGGTCGTCGGTGGATCTTTTACATCACTTTTCTTGCCTATATGGCCTTTAGCTTTCTCTGCGCTTTCCCTACAAACTTTGGATCACTACTAGTTGGACGATTCCTGGCTGGTGTCTTTATCTCTGCGCCGCTAAGCACCACCCCGGGCGTTTTGGTCGACCTCTGGGACCCTATTGAGCGAGGAAACGCCACGGGAATCTTCAGCTTGGCTTCCTGGGTTGGCCCATCACTCGGGCCGGTGGTGTCCGGTTTCGTTCAGCTTAAGAAGAACTGGCGATGGGGCATGTACTCCGTCCTATGGCTCGGAGCTTTGACGGTACTTCTTATGTTCTTGATCCCCGAGACGCATGCGCCGACTATTCTGGCGAAAAAGGCAGAGCGTGCCCGGAAATCTGGAATTGCTGGCTATGAAAAGGCCATAAtggagggagaagaagataaacCTTCACTCGCCCATGTCTATAAGCTGGCCCTCACGCGACCTTGGATCCTCATGTTCGACTTGATCTCTCTCCTCTGCTCTATCTACACTTGCATAGTATTCACTCTTCAGTTCATGCTCTTCAGCATCTACCCTATTGTATTCAGAGACATGAGGGGCTGGAATGCTGGCGTTTCGCAACTCCCTCTCCTCGGCCAGGTCGTTGGGGCCGTTCTTGGAGCCATCGTTATCTTCGTTGACAGTGAGCGAAGGCGAAGCAAGGATGCGGCTGGCAAGATGTTACTGCCCGAGGATCGGCTTCTCATGGCTATGTTTGGAGGTGTTGCGTTCCCAATCACCATGTTCTGGCTCGCATGGTCTGCTAATTACAA CGCTGTCCCTTGGATCGTCCCGACTCTTGCGGGCACTTTCCTCTCTGCCGCTCTAATGCTCGTCTACGTTGCCATAATCAACTATCTTACCGACACATACGCCCAATACGCAGCTTCCGTCATCGCTGCCAACACAGTTGCTCGATCGGCTGGCAGTGCTGCCGCTCCTCTGTTTACGACCCAGATGTTCACTGCTCTTGGTGTAGGTGGTGGAGGTTCTCTCATCGGCGGAGTTGCGACTCTTCTGGCATTGATCCCGtttgtcttcttctggtaCGGTGCTCGTATCCGGAGAAAGAGCAAGTATGCACTTGTCGAGCCTGATCaaatggagaagatggacgAGGAAGCCGATCCTACTGACTATGGTGttcaagctgaagagactCAGCACGCAGGTGATATGGATGAGCCAGCACAGAGCAAGCGTTCCGAGGATgtatga